The Eubalaena glacialis isolate mEubGla1 chromosome 3, mEubGla1.1.hap2.+ XY, whole genome shotgun sequence nucleotide sequence GTCCAGCAACCTCACTAGATTGTGAGGTCCTTGAGGGAGAGCGGTGTCTTAGTCATCTCTGATccctagtgcctagcacatacgGAATGCAGAAAGGCCATCTCCAGATCAAAAGGAAATTAACCCAAGATTGGTTATAGGGAATCAGATCTCTGGAAGAGACGCGCCCATCACCTGCAGTGGGCCCCCAGATGACTGGATCTTGTGTTCAGGCATTTCAGACACAGGAACATAGAAATCTGACACGGCCGCAGCCAGGTAAAACATCGCAGAAGAGCCTGCAAAAAGAAGCACAGGGTGTAATAAATCGGAGAAGGGTATGGGGTCAGCTCCTTTTCAATTCAGGTTCCCCCGCTGTGAGAGCCGTGGGTAAAAAGGGGGTAAGGGGATGCGCGTCTTGGGGGAAAGGCTCTGCCTCCCGGCATCCGATGGACACCTAAAGGCACGCACCTAGAGGATTGAGCGCCTGGGCTGCAGCCTGCAGCAGATGCAAATAGTCTGCCAAAGTGGTGAACTCTATGGCCAGGAAGGTGCCGGCAGCCTCAGCCTCCTGGTAGCTCCGCAGAGCCGCAGCGAAGCCCGGGAGTGCCTTCTCCTCCGCCTCCAAGCTCAGCAAGCCCGAAGCCGCTCGGCCGGAGGGCCGCAGAGCCGACAgccaggtctggggcaggaagcGGTGGGCAAAGGGGAAGGCAGAGCGAGCACGGTACAGAAACAGGACCCCGTAGCCCGCGGCCAGGAAGGCTTCGGCCGAGGTAGCACCGCGCCGCCCGCTGCTGAAGTTGTCCAGGAAGCGCACAGGCCGGGCTTCCAGGGGGACCTTGGTGCCGCCGGACGTGACCAACACTACCCGCCGGCCCTGAGCGCCCAGCCCGGCGGCGAACCGAGCCATCACCTCGGCCCAGCGCGCAGCACCGGCGGGCTGGGGGAACTCGGCGCCCAGGTCCACTGCCGCCATCGGTCCCGGAACGCGGCGCACCAGCGCAAGCTACAGGGTCTTCGGCGCCACGCCCCCTGCCCCGGTACCTGGCCCACGCGCAGCCGCAATAGTGAGGGGGCGGTTCGCTACCGTGCGCTGCAAGCCAGCGCCGGGTTTCTGCAGGTCTGGAAATGCGTGCTGGTTCCGCCCCACAGCGTGCGCAATTGACACTGAGCTGGCGGGAGTTCTCGGCTGGGCAGGCAGCTGGAGGAGTCACACCCCCCCGTTTAGTTTCCTAGTCTGGGTGAAGATCTGGCCGTGTTTGACCCTTACCGGCTACCATACAGACCCTGCTAGGCTTGGACCTCGCAAAAATTTGAGTGCCCGGCCATTTAACCTTTGGATTTGTAGTGCggggcttgttttgttttttgttttttttaaactctacaaACGCACTCCAAGTGTCAGTCGAGCCatgcccctcccccctgccctcgAAATGCTTGGAATGAGGCTGCGCCTTGTTGGTCACGTGACACCGCCGTCCAATGTGTCCTCGCCAGGCAACGGTCCTAGAGACCGAGAACACCGTCTGCCGCAGCATGAACGTGATCTACCCTCTTGCGGTGCCCAAGGGGCGCCGGCTCTGCTGTGAGGTGTGCGAAGCTCCGGCCGAGCGGGTCTGCGGGGCCTGCACAGTCACTTATTACTGGTAGGCCCTGAAACGTGGCACCTGGGCGCCTCAACCCCCTCTGTCTCAGTCAGGGAACCCTCAAAGCGGCTTCAAGACAGGTCCCTAAGACTTCTGTGTCTGCGTCCGCTTCCTCTCCCACTCAATCATTCCTCCCCAGATGTTTTGTTGCGCGCCTACTGTGCGCTatgcactgttctaggtgctgaacTTACTGGGGGAAACTCGGGAGACCACGTCCCTCAGAAATCTAATGttctggaacttccctggcggtccagtggttgagactacgtgcttccactgtaggggacgtagggttcgatccctggtcggggaactaagatc carries:
- the PPCS gene encoding phosphopantothenate--cysteine ligase isoform X1 — translated: MAAVDLGAEFPQPAGAARWAEVMARFAAGLGAQGRRVVLVTSGGTKVPLEARPVRFLDNFSSGRRGATSAEAFLAAGYGVLFLYRARSAFPFAHRFLPQTWLSALRPSGRAASGLLSLEAEEKALPGFAAALRSYQEAEAAGTFLAIEFTTLADYLHLLQAAAQALNPLGSSAMFYLAAAVSDFYVPVSEMPEHKIQSSGGPLQITMKMVPKMLSPLVKDWAPKAFIISFKLETDPAIVIDRARNALEIYRHQVVVANILDSRRSFVVIITKDSETKLLLSEEEVGKGIEIEEKIVDDLLSRHTAFIHDKN